Proteins encoded by one window of Arachis hypogaea cultivar Tifrunner chromosome 1, arahy.Tifrunner.gnm2.J5K5, whole genome shotgun sequence:
- the LOC112709363 gene encoding uncharacterized protein isoform X3, whose amino-acid sequence MESSWDYVTEEEKGYVSNDALSAAPPPPPSTLLRSKSSFLGWELKTPCSSFDNQCFEELGFPELLGKPLFNDLIGGSGHGGRITSSSNSTITTTTTVVDSSSGRDSLIDLKLGRFADHADVNVASFSKGAPVLCSSVSSTAPKRPRGSLGLHSQTSYCQVYGCNKDLSSSKDYHKRHKVCEVHSKTAVVIVNGIEQRFCQQCSRFHLLAEFDDGKRSCRKRLAGHNERRRKPQADSRFQGTMLSSASFISSDSDKYGMSSFWKPGKAEHGSDFWHPESRSLFPSYNGKQFPFLHESGATSTTTESIFYENNNQYKHVIAAQHPGSRPLFQNSSLGSDDFNLFDTSSTVQGLSGISDSCCALSLLSSQSQNSSSQSSGIPFVPPMISPSSHSHPCSISQVSEKIGMSSQTSSCRVYDRFPSALNPASGSQLSPILISDNNNIVNFEMADRIFQGSDFVNARDRLSCEDVATIDLLQLSSQLQRVEHQRQSLQVKQENDSSCTLRIT is encoded by the exons ATGGAATCTTCTTGGGATTATGTTACTGAAGAAGAAAAGGGGTATGTCTCCAACGATGCACTTTCTGCtgcacctcctcctcctcctagtACCCTTTTGAGAAGCAAAAGTTCCTTCCTTGGATGGGAACTGAAAACCCCATGTTCTAGCTTTGACAATCAATGTTTTGAAGAACTTGGTTTCCCTGAACTGTTGGGGAAACCATTGTTTAATGATCTAATTGGAGGTAGTGGACATGGTGGAAGAATCACAAGTAGTAGTAATAGTACTATTACAACTACTACTACTGTTGTGGACTCCAGTAGTGGCCGTGATTCcctcattgatttgaagcttgGAAGATTTGCTGATCATGCTGATGTTAATGTTGCATCATTTTCCAAAGGAGCACCTGTTTTGTGTTCTTCTGTGTCGTCCACGGCCCCGAAGAGACCGCGAGGCTCTTTGGGTTTGCACTCGCAGACTTCTTACTGCCAAGTCTATGGCTGTAACAAGGATCTCAGCTCCTCTAAAGATTACCACAAGAGACACAAAGTTTGTGAGGTTCATTCCAAGACTGCCGTAGTTATAGTCAATGGCATTGAGCAAAGGTTTTGTCAGCAATGTAGTAG GTTTCATTTGCTGGCtgaattcgatgatggtaaaCGCAGCTGTCGCAAACGCCTTGCAGGACACAATGAGCGGCGAAGAAAACCACAAGCAG ATAGCAGATTCCAGGGAACCATGCTATCGTCGGCATCTTTCATCTCCTCGGATTCAGATAAATACGGAATGAGTAGCTTCTGGAAACCCGGTAAAGCAGAACACGGGTCCGATTTTTGGCATCCTGAGTCAAGATCTCTTTTCCCTTCATACAATGGAAAACAATTTCCCTTTCTTCATGAGAGTGGTGCTACATCCACTACTACCGAAAGCATCTTCTATGAAAACAATAACCAATATAAGCATGTCATTGCGGCCCAACATCCAGGGTCAAGACCACTATTTCAGAACAGCTCCTTAGGAAGTGACGACTTCAATCTTTTCGATACATCATCAACTGTTCAAGGATTGTCGGGAATTTCGGACTCGTGTTGTGCTCTCTCTCTTCTGTCATCTCAATCCCAGAACTCTTCAAGCCAGTCGTCCGGAATTCCCTTTGTTCCCCCCATGATTAGTCCAAGCAGCCACAGCCATCCTTGCAGCATAAGTCAAGTCTCTGAAAAGATAGGAATGAGCTCGCAAACTTCTTCGTGCCGAGTGTACGATAGGTTTCCATCGGCATTGAATCCTGCAAGTGGAAGCCAGCTTAGTCCTATACTTATATCAGACAATAACAATATTGTCAACTTCGAAATGGCAGACCGGATTTTCCAAGGTTCAGACTTTGTTAATGCTAGAGATCGTCTTTCATGTGAAGATGTTGCAACAATTGACTTGCTACAGCTGTCGTCG
- the LOC112709363 gene encoding uncharacterized protein isoform X1 — MESSWDYVTEEEKGYVSNDALSAAPPPPPSTLLRSKSSFLGWELKTPCSSFDNQCFEELGFPELLGKPLFNDLIGGSGHGGRITSSSNSTITTTTTVVDSSSGRDSLIDLKLGRFADHADVNVASFSKGAPVLCSSVSSTAPKRPRGSLGLHSQTSYCQVYGCNKDLSSSKDYHKRHKVCEVHSKTAVVIVNGIEQRFCQQCSRFHLLAEFDDGKRSCRKRLAGHNERRRKPQAGIHSGKAARLLHPCGSDSRFQGTMLSSASFISSDSDKYGMSSFWKPGKAEHGSDFWHPESRSLFPSYNGKQFPFLHESGATSTTTESIFYENNNQYKHVIAAQHPGSRPLFQNSSLGSDDFNLFDTSSTVQGLSGISDSCCALSLLSSQSQNSSSQSSGIPFVPPMISPSSHSHPCSISQVSEKIGMSSQTSSCRVYDRFPSALNPASGSQLSPILISDNNNIVNFEMADRIFQGSDFVNARDRLSCEDVATIDLLQLSSQLQRVEHQRQSLQVKQENDSSCTLRIT; from the exons ATGGAATCTTCTTGGGATTATGTTACTGAAGAAGAAAAGGGGTATGTCTCCAACGATGCACTTTCTGCtgcacctcctcctcctcctagtACCCTTTTGAGAAGCAAAAGTTCCTTCCTTGGATGGGAACTGAAAACCCCATGTTCTAGCTTTGACAATCAATGTTTTGAAGAACTTGGTTTCCCTGAACTGTTGGGGAAACCATTGTTTAATGATCTAATTGGAGGTAGTGGACATGGTGGAAGAATCACAAGTAGTAGTAATAGTACTATTACAACTACTACTACTGTTGTGGACTCCAGTAGTGGCCGTGATTCcctcattgatttgaagcttgGAAGATTTGCTGATCATGCTGATGTTAATGTTGCATCATTTTCCAAAGGAGCACCTGTTTTGTGTTCTTCTGTGTCGTCCACGGCCCCGAAGAGACCGCGAGGCTCTTTGGGTTTGCACTCGCAGACTTCTTACTGCCAAGTCTATGGCTGTAACAAGGATCTCAGCTCCTCTAAAGATTACCACAAGAGACACAAAGTTTGTGAGGTTCATTCCAAGACTGCCGTAGTTATAGTCAATGGCATTGAGCAAAGGTTTTGTCAGCAATGTAGTAG GTTTCATTTGCTGGCtgaattcgatgatggtaaaCGCAGCTGTCGCAAACGCCTTGCAGGACACAATGAGCGGCGAAGAAAACCACAAGCAGGTATTCACTCTGGAAAGGCTGCGAGGTTGCTTCATCCATGTGGTAGTG ATAGCAGATTCCAGGGAACCATGCTATCGTCGGCATCTTTCATCTCCTCGGATTCAGATAAATACGGAATGAGTAGCTTCTGGAAACCCGGTAAAGCAGAACACGGGTCCGATTTTTGGCATCCTGAGTCAAGATCTCTTTTCCCTTCATACAATGGAAAACAATTTCCCTTTCTTCATGAGAGTGGTGCTACATCCACTACTACCGAAAGCATCTTCTATGAAAACAATAACCAATATAAGCATGTCATTGCGGCCCAACATCCAGGGTCAAGACCACTATTTCAGAACAGCTCCTTAGGAAGTGACGACTTCAATCTTTTCGATACATCATCAACTGTTCAAGGATTGTCGGGAATTTCGGACTCGTGTTGTGCTCTCTCTCTTCTGTCATCTCAATCCCAGAACTCTTCAAGCCAGTCGTCCGGAATTCCCTTTGTTCCCCCCATGATTAGTCCAAGCAGCCACAGCCATCCTTGCAGCATAAGTCAAGTCTCTGAAAAGATAGGAATGAGCTCGCAAACTTCTTCGTGCCGAGTGTACGATAGGTTTCCATCGGCATTGAATCCTGCAAGTGGAAGCCAGCTTAGTCCTATACTTATATCAGACAATAACAATATTGTCAACTTCGAAATGGCAGACCGGATTTTCCAAGGTTCAGACTTTGTTAATGCTAGAGATCGTCTTTCATGTGAAGATGTTGCAACAATTGACTTGCTACAGCTGTCGTCG
- the LOC112709363 gene encoding uncharacterized protein isoform X2 gives MESSWDYVTEEEKGYVSNDALSAAPPPPPSTLLRSKSSFLGWELKTPCSSFDNQCFEELGFPELLGKPLFNDLIGGSGHGGRITSSSNSTITTTTTVVDSSSGRDSLIDLKLGRFADHADVNVASFSKGAPVLCSSVSSTAPKRPRGSLGLHSQTSYCQVYGCNKDLSSSKDYHKRHKVCEVHSKTAVVIVNGIEQRFCQQCSRFHLLAEFDDGKRSCRKRLAGHNERRRKPQAGIHSGKAARLLHPCDSRFQGTMLSSASFISSDSDKYGMSSFWKPGKAEHGSDFWHPESRSLFPSYNGKQFPFLHESGATSTTTESIFYENNNQYKHVIAAQHPGSRPLFQNSSLGSDDFNLFDTSSTVQGLSGISDSCCALSLLSSQSQNSSSQSSGIPFVPPMISPSSHSHPCSISQVSEKIGMSSQTSSCRVYDRFPSALNPASGSQLSPILISDNNNIVNFEMADRIFQGSDFVNARDRLSCEDVATIDLLQLSSQLQRVEHQRQSLQVKQENDSSCTLRIT, from the exons ATGGAATCTTCTTGGGATTATGTTACTGAAGAAGAAAAGGGGTATGTCTCCAACGATGCACTTTCTGCtgcacctcctcctcctcctagtACCCTTTTGAGAAGCAAAAGTTCCTTCCTTGGATGGGAACTGAAAACCCCATGTTCTAGCTTTGACAATCAATGTTTTGAAGAACTTGGTTTCCCTGAACTGTTGGGGAAACCATTGTTTAATGATCTAATTGGAGGTAGTGGACATGGTGGAAGAATCACAAGTAGTAGTAATAGTACTATTACAACTACTACTACTGTTGTGGACTCCAGTAGTGGCCGTGATTCcctcattgatttgaagcttgGAAGATTTGCTGATCATGCTGATGTTAATGTTGCATCATTTTCCAAAGGAGCACCTGTTTTGTGTTCTTCTGTGTCGTCCACGGCCCCGAAGAGACCGCGAGGCTCTTTGGGTTTGCACTCGCAGACTTCTTACTGCCAAGTCTATGGCTGTAACAAGGATCTCAGCTCCTCTAAAGATTACCACAAGAGACACAAAGTTTGTGAGGTTCATTCCAAGACTGCCGTAGTTATAGTCAATGGCATTGAGCAAAGGTTTTGTCAGCAATGTAGTAG GTTTCATTTGCTGGCtgaattcgatgatggtaaaCGCAGCTGTCGCAAACGCCTTGCAGGACACAATGAGCGGCGAAGAAAACCACAAGCAGGTATTCACTCTGGAAAGGCTGCGAGGTTGCTTCATCCATGTG ATAGCAGATTCCAGGGAACCATGCTATCGTCGGCATCTTTCATCTCCTCGGATTCAGATAAATACGGAATGAGTAGCTTCTGGAAACCCGGTAAAGCAGAACACGGGTCCGATTTTTGGCATCCTGAGTCAAGATCTCTTTTCCCTTCATACAATGGAAAACAATTTCCCTTTCTTCATGAGAGTGGTGCTACATCCACTACTACCGAAAGCATCTTCTATGAAAACAATAACCAATATAAGCATGTCATTGCGGCCCAACATCCAGGGTCAAGACCACTATTTCAGAACAGCTCCTTAGGAAGTGACGACTTCAATCTTTTCGATACATCATCAACTGTTCAAGGATTGTCGGGAATTTCGGACTCGTGTTGTGCTCTCTCTCTTCTGTCATCTCAATCCCAGAACTCTTCAAGCCAGTCGTCCGGAATTCCCTTTGTTCCCCCCATGATTAGTCCAAGCAGCCACAGCCATCCTTGCAGCATAAGTCAAGTCTCTGAAAAGATAGGAATGAGCTCGCAAACTTCTTCGTGCCGAGTGTACGATAGGTTTCCATCGGCATTGAATCCTGCAAGTGGAAGCCAGCTTAGTCCTATACTTATATCAGACAATAACAATATTGTCAACTTCGAAATGGCAGACCGGATTTTCCAAGGTTCAGACTTTGTTAATGCTAGAGATCGTCTTTCATGTGAAGATGTTGCAACAATTGACTTGCTACAGCTGTCGTCG
- the LOC112709354 gene encoding uncharacterized protein: MRCSRFLHVSQQIRRTLIQDPKSNHQSQLQSRPAILARNFSTESSSQDSNPVVKSEKVSLIVDELTALTLMEVVDLVEIMQKKKGINELPLMMLMTPGMELGGLKGALRKGAAKGGGGAGASAAGEEAKKEEKTVFDVKLDAFDAAAKIKVIKEVRTFTSLGLKEAKDLVEKVPTVLKKGLTKEEAEAIIAKLKEVGAKASME, translated from the coding sequence atgaggtGTTCGCGATTCCTACACGTATCACAACAAATCCGAAGAACCCTAATACAGGACCCTAAATCCAACCACCAATCGCAGCTCCAATCTCGTCCTGCGATCTTGGCGCGCAATTTCAGCACCGAGTCTTCTTCCCAGGATTCGAACCCGGTCGTGAAATCCGAGAAGGTTTCGTTGATCGTGGACGAGCTCACAGCGCTGACGCTAATGGAAGTGGTGGACCTGGTGGAGATTATGCAGAAGAAAAAGGGAATTAACGAGTTACCGTTGATGATGCTGATGACCCCGGGAATGGAGCTCGGGGGATTGAAGGGTGCTCTGAGAAAAGGTGCGGCAAAGGGAGGTGGTGGTGCTGGCGCTAGTGCTGCCGGAGAGGAAgcaaagaaggaagagaagacgGTGTTTGACGTGAAGCTGGATGCTTTCGACGCCGCGGCGAAGATCAAGGTGATAAAGGAGGTGAGAACTTTCACGAGCTTGGGGTTGAAGGAGGCGAAGGACTTGGTGGAGAAGGTGCCAACGGTCTTGAAGAAGGGTTTGACAAAAGAGGAGGCTGAGGCCATCATTGCCAAGCTCAAGGAGGTTGGAGCAAAAGCCTCAATGGAATGA